From the genome of Ictalurus furcatus strain D&B chromosome 4, Billie_1.0, whole genome shotgun sequence, one region includes:
- the trpm7 gene encoding transient receptor potential cation channel subfamily M member 7 codes for MSQKSWIESTFTKRECVYILPVSKDPHRCLPGCQICQQLVRCCCGRLVRQHAGFTASLATKYSDVKLADLEEWSVEKHTEQSPTDAYGIINFQGGSHSCRAKYVRLSYDSRPEAILRLMLKEWQMELPKILISVHGGIQNFDLHPRIKQVVGKGLIKAAVTTGAWILTGGVNTGVAKHVGDALKEHSSRSARKICTIGIAPWGVIENRNDLIGRDVVAPYQTLLNPLSKLNVLNNLHSHFILVDDGTVGKYGAEVNLRRELEKHINLQRIHARIGQGVPVVALIFEGGPNVILTVLEYLQESPPVPVVVCEGTGRAADILSFVHKQTEDDGSLPDGVELDIIATIKKTFNFSQNDAVHLFQTLMECMKNKELITVFHVGSEEHQEIDVAILKALLKGTDASAFDQLVLTLAWNRVDIAKDHVFVYGQKLLVDSLEQAMLDALVMDRVDFVKLLIENGVSMHRFLTISRLEELYNTKQLPANPTLLQLVRDVKQGNLPPNYKITLIDVGLVIEHLMGGTYRCNYTRKRFRIIYNNLHGNSRRSGRGPPSAPPLRKNHEAFSMQADKKEKTRHNHFIKTAQPYKPKLDSSSDVQHRRSKEEVVDIDDPETRRFSYPFNELLVWAVLMKRQRMALFFWQHGEENMAKALVACKLSRSMSYEAKKSDVVDDMSQELKEYSNEFGQLAVDLLEQSFRQDEMMAMKLLTYELKNWSNSTCLKLAVSSRLRPFVAHTCTQMLLSDMWMGRLNMRKNSWYKVILSILVFPAILMLEYKSKAEMAHIPQSQDAHQMTMEDSEHNLQTSDDIQMDVFKDSRMSEHTEVKSEAEVLLRSRRLPITRKFYAFYHAPIVKFWTNTLFYLAFLMLYSYVVLVKLPSFPSPQEWAVILYIFTSAIEKIREMFMSEGGKISQKIKVWFNDYFNTSDFIAIVMFMVGFGLRFGSGDVAVAGRIVYCLNIIFWYVRLLDILAVNQQAGPYVMMIGKMVANMFYIVVIMLVVLVTYGVPRKAILYPNSTPHWSLIVDVVFQPYWMMYGEVYAYEIDVCANNSNTEPHIRDLCGPGVWLTPALQAVYLFIQYILMVNLLIAFFNNVYLQVMSMSNLVWKYQRYHFIMAYHDKPVLPPPLIFFCHIASLIRFLCKSRKKDSSAYGPKLFLTEEDQKKLHDFEEQCVETYFHEKDDKFHSGSDERIRLTSDRVETMSVQLREVGNRVNFIKRSLHSLDSQIGHLQDLSALTVDTLKALTAQRASEASKVHNEITRELSLSKNMVPGTVDTVPPSKASILVQRSVYPTSSNMADSLFGRGASEGARLRAELAMTPERRPAFSPEAGSFAVATHAHTIAHPDNTADSNLPTACGATAATFFVSTPTQPSSIHTHTHSTQLGQSHSPPKAAVEFGAFVGEYEKMGDGDDDDDDDCGKQGASSLCPSVVVTSQLECECYVNLAFTDDEGYVQSQGISKSLPGPASRFVSVPWRPRPRRCQPSMGVEQRLRVRARGHKDNSESQRSSPKQSSVGCRQLSHSSKGEGHMRTVNSYAGFTELDKNPAFLQPSLSKRDKSRVSAEDVQFHDDPRTALLLERAQGKSVQASSSVSPVDDTTNVTATVGLYSARHSPLSTRKDSIGSPFKPMEGYQYSAVERNNLMRLSQSIPFTPVPPRGEPVTVYRLEESSPTNINNSMSSWAQRGLCAKIEFLSKEEMGGGLRRALKVMCTWSEYDLLKPGHLYIVKSFLPDVINTWQSVYKEDTVLHLCLREIQQQRAAQKLTFAFNQVRPKTIPYSPRFLEVFLLYCHSAGQWFAIEECITGEFRKFNNNNGDEIVPTNLLEETMLAFSHWTYEYSRGELLVLDLQGVGEILTDPSVIKSGEKGSYDMVFGPANLGDDAIRNFRTKHHCNSCCRKLKLPDLKRNDYTPEKVTLQQDDQTESPGASTQAGGGAKEPRASMRLML; via the exons ATG TCCCAGAAATCCTGGATAGAGAGCACTTTCACCAAGAGGGAATGTGTCTACATACTGCCAGTGTCCAAGGAcccacacag ATGCCTTCCAGGATGTCAGATCTGCCAGCAGCTCGTcag gtgctgcTGTGGCCGGCTGGTCCGGCAACACGCTGGATTCACAGCGAGTCTGGCGACAAAATACTCGGATGTGAAGCTGG CAGACCTGGAGGAATGGAGTGTGGAGAAGCACACGGAGCAAAGTCCCACTGATGCCTATGGCATCATCAACTTCCAGGGAGGATCACACTCCTGCAGAgccaag tatgtgcgtCTCTCCTACGACTCTCGGCCCGAGGCGATCCTCAGGTTGATGTTGAAGGAGTGGCAGATGGAGCTCCCAAAGATCCTCATCTCTGTACATGGAGGGATTCAGAACTTCGACCTGCATCCTCGCATCAAACAGGTGGTGGGGAAAGGGCTCATCAAAGCAGCCGTCACCACGGGGGCCTGGATCCTCACCGGGGGGGTCAATACAG gtgtggcAAAGCACGTGGGAGATGCGCTGAAGGAGCACTCGTCCCGCTCTGCTCGGAAGATTTGCACCATCGGGATCGCACCCTGGGGGGTGATCGAGAACCGTAATGATCTAATTGGGAGAGAC gtggtagCCCCCTATCAGACGCTCCTGAACCCCCTCAGTAAGCTGAACGTGTTAAATAACCTGCACTCTCACTTCATCCTGGTGGACGACGGCACGGTGGGAAAGTACGGCGCCGAGGTCAACCTGCGGAGGGAGCTAGAGAAACACATCAACCTGCAGAGGATACACGCCC gtatcGGGCAGGGTGTTCCAGTCGTAGCTCTGATCTTTGAAGGTGGGCCGAACGTGATCCTGACCGTGTTGGAGTATCTGCAGGAGAGCCCACCCGTCCCTGTAGTGGTGTGTGAAGGAACCGGACGAGCGGCGGACATTTTGTCTTTTGTCCATAAACAAACCGAGGATGatgg TAGTCTTCCAGATGGTGTTGAGCTGGACATCATTGCGACAATCAAAAAAACCTTTAACTTCAGTCAGAATGATGCGGTGCATCTCTTCCAGACACTCATGGAGTGTATGAAAAACAAAgagctg ATAACGGTGTTTCATGTCGGCTCAGAGGAACATCAGGAAATCGATGTGGCCATCCTGAAGGCTCTGCTTAAAG GCACGGATGCATCTGCGTTTGACCAGCTCGTGCTGACACTGGCGTGGAACCGTGTGGACATCGCGAAGGATCACGTGTTTGTTTACGGACAAAAGTTacta gtagatTCCTTGGAACAGGCCATGCTGGATGCGTTAGTGATGGACCGTGTGGATTTTGTGAAGCTGCTAATTGAGAATGGTGTGAGCATGCACCGGTTCCTCACCATCTCACGCCTGGAGGAGCTTTACAACACG AAACAGTTACCAGCAAACCCCACATTGCTGCAGCTCGTCAGAGATGTCAAGCAG GGGAATCTCCCTCCGAACTACAAGATCACTCTAATCGATGTGGGTTTGGTGATTGAGCACCTGATGGGCGGAACATACCGCTGTAACTACACACGCAAGCGCTTCAGGATCATCTACAACAACCTGCATGGCAACAGCCGG CGCTCAGGCCGCGGTCCACCCAGCGCACCTCCTCTGCGGAAAAATCACGAGGCCTTCAGTATGCAGGCTGACAAGAAGGAGAAAACCCGGCACAACCACTTCATCAAGACAGCTCAGCCTTACAAACCAAAG ttgGATTCCAGCAGTGACGTGCAGCACAGGCGTAGTAAGGAGGAAGTGGTGGACATCGACGACCCTGAGACTCGGCGCTTTTCGTACCCGTTTAACGAGCTGCTAGTGTGGGCCGTGCTGATGAAGAGGCAGAGGATGGCGCTGTTCTTCTGGCAGCACGGAGAGGAGAACATGGCCAAGGCACTGGTTGCCTGCAAGCTCAGCCGCTCCATGAGCTACGAGGCCAAAAAAAGCGATGTGGTGGATGACATGTCACAGGAGCTGAAAGAGTACTCCAA tgagttCGGCCAGCTGGCGGTGGACCTGTTGGAGCAGTCCTTTCGGCAGGACGAGATGATGGCGATGAAGCTGCTGACCTACGAGCTGAAGAACTGGAGTAATTCGACGTGTCTGAAGCTGGCCGTGTCGTCACGCCTGCGCCCGTTCGTCGCTCACACCTGCACACAGATGCTGCTGTCTGACATGTGGATGGGCCGCCTCAACATGCGCAAGAACTCCTGGTACAAG gtgatCCTGAGCATCCTAGTGTTCCCTGCCATCCTGATGTTGGAGTATAAGAGTAAGGCAGAGATGGCCCACATCCCTCAGTCTCAGGATGCTCACCAGATGACTATGGAGGACAGTGAGCACAACCTACAGACCTCTGATGACATCCAgatg gacgTATTTAAGGACTCCCGTATGAGCGAGCACACGGAGGTGAAGAGTGAGGCCGAGGTTCTCCTGCGCTCACGTCGATTGCCCATCACACGCAAGTTTTACGCTTTCTACCACGCCCCCATCGTCAAGTTCTGGACCAACACG CTGTTCTATCTGGCCTTCCTGATGCTCTACTCCTATGTGGTGTTGGTGAAATTGCCGAGCTTTCCGTCGCCGCAGGAGTGGGCTGTCATCCTGTACATCTTCACCTCTGCCATTGAGAAAATAcgtgag ATGTTCATGTCAGAAGGAGGAAAGATCAGCCAGAAGATCAAAGTGTGGTTCAACGATTACTTCAACACTTCGGACTTCATCGCCATCGTGATGTTTATGGTGGGTTTCGGCCTGCGCTTCGGCTCTGGCGACGTCGCTGTCGCTGGGAGGATCGTTTACTGCCTGAACATCATCTTCTGGTACGTCCGGCTCCTCGACATCCTCGCCGTCAACCAGCAGGCCGGCCCTTACGTCATGATGATTGGCAAGATG GTAGCAAACATGTTCTACATCGTGGTGATCATGCTGGTGGTCTTGGTGACGTACGGTGTTCCCCGTAAAGCCATCCTCTACCCCAACTCTACGCCTCACTGGTCTCTCATCGTCGACGTGGTCTTCCAGCCGTACTGGATGATGTATGGGGAGGTGTACGCCTATGAGATtgacg TGTGCGCTAACAACAGCAACACCGAGCCCCACATCAGGGACCTGTGTGGGCCGGGGGTGTGGCTAACTCCAGCGCTGCAAGCCGTTTATCTGTTCATACAGTACATCCTGATGGTCAACCTGCTCATCGCCTTCTTCAA TAATGTGTACCTGCAGGTGATGTCCATGTCTAACCTGGTGTGGAAATATCAGCGTTACCACTTCATCATGGCGTATCATGATAAACCCGTTCTCCCTCCACCGCTAATTTTCTTCTGCCACATCGCCTCACTCATTCGCTTCCTCTGCAAAAGCAGGAAAAAGGACAGCAGTGCTTATGGACCAA AGCTCTTCCTAACTGAAGAGGACCAGAAAAAGCTGCACGATTTTGAGGAGCAGTGTGTGGAGACATATTTCCATGAGAAAGATGACAAGTTTCACTCTGGGAGTGACGAGAGGATCAGATTAACCTCCGACCG GGTGGAGACGatgagtgtccagctgagggAGGTTGGAAACAGGGTGAATTTTATAAAGCGTTCTTTGCACTCTCTGGACTCTCAGATCGGTCACCTGCAGGATCTGTCTGCACTGACCGTGGACACTCTGAAGGCTCTGACGGCGCAGAGAGCTTCCGAAGCCAGTAAAGTGCACAACGAAATCACGAGAGAACTTAGCCTGTCTAAGAACATGGTGCCTGGCACCGTAGACACCGTCCCGCCCTCAAAAGCCTCAATTTTGGTTCAGAGAAGTGTTTATCCGACCTCGTCCAACATGGCTGACTCTCTGTTTGGACGAGGCGCTTCGGAAGGGGCGCGTCTGAGAGCTGAGCTGGCAATGACTCCAGAAAGGAGGCCGGCGTTTTCTCCGGAGGCTGGATCCTTTGCCGTTgccacacatgcgcacacaatCGCTCATCCGGATAACACCGCCGACAGCAACCTGCCAACTGCTTGTGGTGCCACGGCGGCGACCTTCTTCGTCAGCACCCCCACACAACCGagcagcatacacacacacacacacagtacacaactGGGTCAGTCTCACTCTCCTCCCAAGGCTGCTGTGGAGTTTGGTGCTTTTGTGGGTGAGTATGAAAAAATgggagatggagatgatgatgatgatgatgattgtggaAAGCAAGGAGCTTCCAGTTTGTGCCCAAGCGTTGTGGTTACGAGTCAGTTGGAGTGCGAGTGTTACGTGAATCTTGCTTTTACCGACGATGAAGGCTACGTACAGAGCCAAGGGATCTCAAAATCCCTCCCAGGCCCCGCCTCCAGATTTGTCTCTGTCCCCTGGAGGCCCCGCCCTCGGCGCTGTCAGCCTTCTATGGGAGTCGAGCAGCGACTCCGAGTCAGAGCGAGAG GTCATAAGGACAACTCTGAAAGTCAAAGGTCATCCCCTAAGCAGAGCTCTGTGGGCTGCAGGCAGCTCAGTCACAGCAGCaag ggaGAGGGTCATATGAGGACGGTGAACTCTTACGCTGGGTTCACAGAGCTCGACAAAAATCCGGCATTCCTGCAGCCAa gtctGAGTAAGCGGGACAAGAGTCGAGTGTCAGCGGAGGATGTTCAGTTCCACGACGACCCACGAACAGCGCTGCTACTg GAAAGAGCTCAGGGAAAATCAGTGCAGGCCAGCAGCAGtgt AAGTCCAGTAGACGACACCACCAATG ttacagCCACAGTAGGCCTTTACTCCGCCCGTCACAGCCCTCTCAGTACACGTAAGGACT CGATTGGTTCTCCCTTTAAGCCGATGGAGGGTTATCAGTATTCAG cgGTGGAACGTAATAACCTCATGAGGTTGTCCCAGAGCATCCCGTTCACCCCTGTACCCCCTAGAG gaGAGCCAGTAACAGTTTACCGTCTGGAGGAGAGCTCTCccaccaacatcaacaacagCATGTCGTCATGGGCGCAGCGCGGCCTGTGTGCTAAGATCGAGTTCCTGAGTAAGGAGGAAATGGGCGGCGGCCTGAGGCGAGCCCTGAAGGTGATGTGCACGTGGTCCGAGTATGACCTCCTCAAACCTGGACACCTGTACATCGTCAAGTCCTTCCTCCCTGACGTGATCAACACCTGGCAGAGCGTCTACAAAGAAGATACCGTCCTGCACCTCTGCCtgagg GAGATCCAACAGCAGCGAGCAGCTCAGAAGCTCACCTTCGCCTTCAATCAAGTCCGACCCAAAACTATCCCCTACTCacccag gttcctGGAGGTGTTCCTTCTGTACTGTCACTCGGCTGGACAGTGGTTTGCAATAGAGGAGTGCATCACAGGTGAGTTCCGCaagttcaacaacaacaacggagACGAGATCGTTCCTACCAACCTGCTGGAGGAGACCATGCTGGCCTTCAGCCACTGGACCTACGAGTACTCACGGGGGGAGCTGCTGGTGCTGGACCTGCAGG gagtCGGTGAGATTCTAACTGATCCATCCGTCATTAAGAGTGGAGAGAAAGG gtctTATGATATGGTGTTTGGGCCGGCGAATCTCGGTGATGACGCCATTCGAAACTTCCGCACCAAACACCACTGTAACTCCTGCTGCCGCAAACTCAAACTGcctg acctGAAGCGGAACGACTACACGCCAGAGAAAGTGACACTGCAGCAGGACGATCAAACAGAAAGCCCCGGCGCATCTACACAGGcagggggcggggctaaagAACCGCGAGCGTCTATGCGCTTAAtgctgtga